From the genome of Phyllostomus discolor isolate MPI-MPIP mPhyDis1 chromosome 12, mPhyDis1.pri.v3, whole genome shotgun sequence, one region includes:
- the BAX gene encoding apoptosis regulator BAX isoform X2, which produces MIAAVDTDSPREVFFRVASEMFSDGNFNWGRVVALFYFASKLVLKALCTKVPELIRTIMGWTLDFLRERLLGWIQDQGGWDGLLSYFGTPTWQTVTIFVAGVLTASLTIWKKMG; this is translated from the exons ATGATCGCGGCTGTGGACACAGACTCCCCCCGCGAGGTCTTTTTCCGAGTGGCGTCTGAAATGTTTTCCGATGGCAACTTCAACTGGGGCCGGGTTGTTGCCCTCTTCTACTTCGCCAGCAAACTGGTGCTCAAG GCCCTGTGCACCAAAGTGCCCGAGCTGATCAGGACCATCATGGGCTGGACGCTGGACTTCCTTCGAGAGCGGCTGCTGGGCTGGATCCAGGACCAGGGTGGTTGG GACGGCCTCCTCTCCTACTTCGGGACGCCCACGTGGCAGACAGTGACCATCTTCGTGGCGGGAGTGCTCACCGCCTCACTCACCATCTGGAAGAAGATGGGCTGA
- the DHDH gene encoding trans-1,2-dihydrobenzene-1,2-diol dehydrogenase translates to MAVRWGIVSAGLISGDFTTVLRTLPRSEHQVVAVAARDLSRAKEFARKHDIPKAYGSYEELAKDPNVEVAYIGTQHPQHKAAVLLCLAAGKAVLCEKPMGVNAAEVREMVAEARSRGLFLMEAIWTRFFPAVEALRASVAQGALGDLRVARAEFGKDLTHVPRAVDWAQAGGALLDIGIYCIQFISMVFGGQKPEKISAVGRRHETGVDDTVTVLLQYPGGVHGSFTCSITAQLCNTAYVSGTKGMAQILDPCWCPTELVVKGEHKEFPLPSTPNKEFHFTNGAGMTYEARHVRECLRKGLKESPVIPLAESELLADILEEVRKAIGVTFPQDKH, encoded by the exons ATGGCTGTGCGCTGGGGTATCGTGTCCGCCGGCCTCATCTCCGGCGACTTCACGACCGTGCTGCGGACGCTGCCTCGCTCCGAGCACCAG GTGGTGGCAGTAGCGGCCCGCGACCTGAGCCGGGCCAAGGAGTTTGCACGGAAACACGACATCCCCAAGGCCTATGGGTCCTATGAGGAGCTGGCCAAGGACCCGAACGTGG AGGTGGCCTACATTGGCACGCAGCACCCCCAACACAAGGCCGCGGTGTTGTTATGCCTGGCAGCGGGCAAGGCCGTCCTGTGCGAGAAGCCCATGGGCGTGAACGCCGCAGAAGTGCGGGAAATGGTTGCTGAGGCCCGATCCCGAGGCCTCTTCCTTATGGAG GCCATCTGGACCCGCTTCTTTCCCGCCGTAGAGGCTCTGAGGGCTTCTGTGGCCCAGGGAGCTCTGGGGGACCTTCGAGTGGCTCGGGCAGAGTTTGGGAAGGACCTCACCCACGTACCGCGGGCTGTAGACTGGGCCCAGGCTGGCGGTGCCCTACTGGACATTGGTATCTACTGCATCCAGTTCATCTCCATGGTCTTTGGGGGGCAGAAGCCAGAGAAGATTTCAGCTGTGGGAAGGCGCCATGAAACAG GTGTGGACGACACAGTCACCGTGCTACTCCAGTACCCAGGAGGCGTCCACGGCAGCTTCACCTGCAGCATCACTGCCCAGCTCTGCAACACGGCCTATGTGAGCGGCACCAAGGGCATGGCCCAG ATCCTTGACCCCTGCTGGTGTCCAACAGAACTGGTGGTGAAGGGGGAACACAAGGAGTTCCCGCTGCCCTCAACCCCAAACAAGGAGTTCCACTTCACAAACGGAGCGGGCATGACTTATGAGGCCAGGCATGTCCGGGAATGCTTGCGAAAGG GCCTGAAAGAAAGTCCTGTGATTCCCCTGGCGGAGAGTGAGCTCCTGGCTGACATCCTTGAGGAGGTGAGGAAGGCCATTGGAGTCACCTTCCCCCAAGACAAACACTGA
- the BAX gene encoding apoptosis regulator BAX isoform X1, translating to MDGSGEQPRDGGPTSSEQIMKTGALLLQGFIRDRAGRIGGDTPELALEPRVPPDASTKKLSDCLKRIGDELDSNVELQRMIAAVDTDSPREVFFRVASEMFSDGNFNWGRVVALFYFASKLVLKALCTKVPELIRTIMGWTLDFLRERLLGWIQDQGGWDGLLSYFGTPTWQTVTIFVAGVLTASLTIWKKMG from the exons ATGGACGGGTCCGGGGAGCAACCCAGAGACGGGG gGCCCACCAGCTCTGAGCAGATCATGAAGACAGGGGCCCTTTTACTTCAGGG TTTCATCCGGGATCGAGCAGGGAGAATCGGGGGAGACACACCCGAgctggccctggagcccagggtgccCCCGGATGCATCCACCAAGAAGCTGAGCGATTGCCTCAAGCGCATCGGAGATGAACTGGACAGTAATGTGGAGCTGCAGAG GATGATCGCGGCTGTGGACACAGACTCCCCCCGCGAGGTCTTTTTCCGAGTGGCGTCTGAAATGTTTTCCGATGGCAACTTCAACTGGGGCCGGGTTGTTGCCCTCTTCTACTTCGCCAGCAAACTGGTGCTCAAG GCCCTGTGCACCAAAGTGCCCGAGCTGATCAGGACCATCATGGGCTGGACGCTGGACTTCCTTCGAGAGCGGCTGCTGGGCTGGATCCAGGACCAGGGTGGTTGG GACGGCCTCCTCTCCTACTTCGGGACGCCCACGTGGCAGACAGTGACCATCTTCGTGGCGGGAGTGCTCACCGCCTCACTCACCATCTGGAAGAAGATGGGCTGA